A stretch of Cicer arietinum cultivar CDC Frontier isolate Library 1 chromosome 5, Cicar.CDCFrontier_v2.0, whole genome shotgun sequence DNA encodes these proteins:
- the LOC101499494 gene encoding LOW QUALITY PROTEIN: nuclear poly(A) polymerase 4-like (The sequence of the model RefSeq protein was modified relative to this genomic sequence to represent the inferred CDS: inserted 1 base in 1 codon), producing MAVSDSPNGGSTPPPPPQQEQANDYEFSKPISLAGPTDSDLHRNLELEKFLVDSGLYESNEEAAARQEVLRRLDQIVKSWVKQLTRQRGYTDQTVEDANAVIFTFGSYRLGVHGPGVDIDTLCIGPSYVNREEDFFIILHNILAEMEEVTELQPVPDAHVPVMKFKFQGISIDLLYASISLLVVPEDLDILHGSILHDVDEQTVRSLNGCRVADQILRLVPNVEHFRTTLRCLKFWAKRRGVYSNVTGFLGGVNWAILVARVCQLYPNAIPSMLVSRFFRVYTQWRWPNPVMLCSIEENGLHFPIWNPRRNYRDRYHIMPIITPAYPCMNSSYNVSTSTLRVMMEQFRYGNEICDEIELNKSQWSALFQPYVFFEAYKNYLQVDIVALDADDLLSWRGWVESRLRQLTLKIERDTNGMLQCHPYPHEYTDTSKPCAHSAFFMGLQRKEGIRGQEGQQFDIRGTVDEFRREIIMYIYWKPGMEIYVSHVRRKQLPAFVFPDGYKRAQSAXSGSSSSERCMKRKNNPEMVDVKLDKSEKRTSVSPQRLERISPECCTSKLGGTPQMSIECVEGVRSVGSTTRNADNNCVIKSSDGLLGSGTITEIDGDMQINETYFVDSTHDKLKSSALEV from the exons ATGGCGGTTTCCGATAGTCCCAACGGTGGGTCTACCCCGCCACCGCCGCCACAACAAGAACAAGCCAACGATTATGAATTCTCAAAACCGATTTCTCTTGCTGGTCCCACCGACTCTGATCTACATCGTAATCTCGAATTAGAGAAG TTTTTGGTTGATTCCGGGCTTTATGAGAGCAACGAAGAAGCTGCAGCCAGACAAGAGGTTCTTCGCCGCCTCGATCAG ATTGTGAAAAGCTGGGTGAAGCAATTGACCCGTCAACGAGGCTACACAGATCAGACGGTTGAGGATGCAAATGCTGTCATTTTCACTTTTGGATCTTATCGACTAGGG GTTCATGGACCTGGAGTGGACATAGATACTTTGTGCATTGGTCCTTCCTATGTGAATCGAGAG GAAGACTTCTTCATCATTTTGCATAACATCCTGGCTGAAATGGAAGAAGTTACCGAACTTCAACCTGTTCCCGATGCACATGTCCCAGTGATGAAATTCAAGTTCCAGGGAATATCTATTGATTTGCTGTATGCAAGTATATCTCTTTTGGTTGTGCCAGAA GACCTGGATATCTTACACGGTTCCATTTTGCATGATGTTGACGAACAAACTGTTCGAAGTCTTAATGGCTGCCGTGTGGCAGATCAAATTCTTAGACTTGTTCCAAATGTTGAG CACTTCCGAACTACGCTGAGGTGTTTAAAGTTTTGGGCTAAAAGACGCGGCGTTTATTCAAAT GTTACTGGATTCCTTGGAGGTGTAAATTGGGCTATTTTAGTTGCTCGAGTTTGCCAGCTTTACCCTAATGCCATCCCCAGTATGTTGGTTTCTAGATTCTTCAGGGTCTATACACAGTGGCGGTGGCCAAACCCTGTAATGTTATGCTCTATCGAAGAGAATGGATTGCATTTCCCTATATGGAATCCTCGTAGAAACTACAGGGACAGGTATCACATTATGCCAATAATTACTCCTGCATACCCTTGCATGAATTCCAGCTATAACGTTTCGACAAGCACTCTTCGTGTTATGATGGAACAGTTCCGCTATGGCAACGAGATTTGTGAC GAAATTGAGCTTAACAAATCACAGTGGAGTGCACTTTTTCAGCCATATGTCTTTTTTGAGGCATACAAAAACTATTTACAAGTAGACATAGTTGCATTAGATGCTGATGATTTACTATCATGGAGAGGTTGGGTGGAATCCCGACTGAGACAGCTAACCCTGAAG ATTGAGAGAGATACAAATGGGATGCTGCAGTGTCATCCTTATCCACATGAGTACACAGACACATCCAAGCCTTGTGCGCATTCTGCATTTTTCATGGGtttgcaaagaaaagagggaatAAGAGGTCAAGAAGGGCAGCAATTTGATATACGTGGAACGGTTGATGAGTTCAGACGAGAAATTATTATGTACATATACTGGAAGCCTGGGATGGAAATTTATGTTTCTCATGTTCGTAGAAAGCAGCTCCCTGCATTTGTTTTTCCAGATGGTTACAAACGTGCTCAAAGTG ACTCTGGATCTAGCTCTTCTGAAAGGTGCATGAAGAGGAAGAATAACCCTGAAATGGTGGATGTGAAGCTAGACAAATCAGAAAAGCGGACATCTGTTAGCCCACAGAGGCTAGAGCGTATTTCACCTGAATGTTGTACTAGTAAATTGGGTGGTACACCTCAAATGAGTATTGAGTGTGTTGAAGGGGTTAGGTCAGTTGGCTCAACAACGAGGAATGCTGACAACAATTGTGTAATTAAGTCATCTGATGGACTCCTAGGAAGTGGTACAATTACTGAAATAGATGGTGATATGCAGAtaaatgaaacatattttgttGATTCCACACATGATAAGCTGAAATCAAGCGCTTTAGAAGTT